From the genome of Marinobacter sp. F4206:
CGAATGCAGTACTTCTCCGATAAATCCGAACTGGCTTCCGGTCAAGGACAGCAGATCGTTCAGCATCTGCTCGAAAGCGGCCCGCTCATTGTCGCTGGTCAGGAATACATTCTGGGCCCGGTGGATCGCCCGGCTTAGATGAGAAACCTCGACGTAGTCGCTTTCGTCGCTCGCCAGATACGAGCGTTCCAATTCGTCTTCAATCAGGCTGGCCAGCGTGCGCAGGACATCCAGGTCAATTTCGGTGTACGTGCGGGGTTGGTCGTCGATGATACAGAGCGTCCCAAGCTTGAAGCCGCTCGGTTCGCGGACCGGCATGCCGGCGTAGAAGCGAATGTGGGGCTCGTCCGTCACCAGCGGATTGTTGCGAAACCGGGGATCCTGGGCGGCATCCTCGACCACAAACAGTTTGTCCTGTCGGATGGCATGATCACAGAAGGCGACGGAACGCGGCGTTTCCTGCAGGTCCGTGCCCTGGCTCGACTTGAACCACTGCCGTTCGACGTCAAGGATGGTGAACAGGGCTATTTTCACCCCGTAGTACTGGCGCGCGATCCGGGTCAGCCGCTCGAAGCGCTCTTCTGGCGGGGTATCGAGAATGCCGAGCCGTTCGAGGGCGGCCAATCGTCGTTTTTCAACGCTGCTAGGAGTCATACAGCTGCCTTGGATGGGAGGGGCGCTCTGTGTCATGACAAGTTTTGTGCCATGACAAATAGCACAGCAATGGCTACCTTGAAAATAACAGCTTGAGCATAACACTACTCCGGACGAAGTGGCCGGGTCTGTTTGGTTCACCAGAAAGGAATTGTGGTGTCCGAAAACTCAATTATACGGCTACCAGGGATCGCAATCCTCGCCATGGTGATGGTGAGTCTCGTCGGTTGTGCTCTGCCGGCAATGACCGAACGCACGGAGAGTGTGTCGCTCCCGATCCAGCAAACCGAAGATACCCGACTGGGACGGGCCATCGCCCCGGCGCTGGCCGAGCACGGTGACAACAGCGGCATTCTTACCCTGGCGGATCCCTTCGACGCCTTTGCTGCCCGTGTCTTGTTGGCGGAAGGGGCCGATGCCTCACTGGATGTCCAGTACTATATCTGGCGGTATGACACCAGCGGCCGATTGCTGCTCAACGCGCTCTACCGGGCGGCGGAGCGCGGAGTCCGGGTCCGGTTGTTGCTCGACGACAATGGCATCTCCGGTATGGATGAGCCCCTGGCGGCACTGGACGTTCACCCCAACATCGAGGTGCGGTTGTTCAACCCTTTCCCGACGCGAAGCGCCAAGTGGTTGGGTTATCTCGGCGACTTTTCCCGTCTGAATCACCGCATGCACAACAAATCCTTCACCGCGGATAACCAGGCCGCGATCATCGGCGGCCGCAACATTGCCGATGAGTATTTTGGTGCCGGCTACGGGGCGCTGTTCGCGGATCTGGACATCCTGGCCATCGGACCCATCGTCGACGAGCTGTCCAATGACTTCGATCGTTACTGGGCCAGTGCGTCAGCCTACCCGGCGGAGCTGTTGTTGCCCGAGATGGGGCTTGAGGAACTCATCACCCTGATGCGGTCGGCGCAGGCGCTGGAACAGAGCCCCGAGGCGGCCGAATACGTACGTTCGGTGGCGGATTCCACGTTTATGACCGCCCTGCTGAAAGGCGAGCTACGCTTCACCTGGGCGCCGGTCAGCATGGTGAGTGATGACCCGGCCAAGGCGCTGGGCGAAAGCGATGGTGACGACCTGATGAGCCGGCAACTGGCTCGGGCCCTGGGGGAACCCACCTCTTCCGTGGATCTGGTGTCGCCCTACTTCATACCCGGCAAGCCCGGCCTGGCGCTGTTTCGGGAACTCGAAAGCAAGGGGGTTGAGGTCCGGGTACTGACCAATTCCCTCGAGGCCAACGACGTGGCGCTGGTTCATGCCGGCTACGCGAAATACCGAAAGCCGCTGCTGGAAGCGGGCGTGGAGTTGTTCGAGCTGCGCAAGCTGGACGAGGGCAA
Proteins encoded in this window:
- a CDS encoding phospholipase D family protein; amino-acid sequence: MSENSIIRLPGIAILAMVMVSLVGCALPAMTERTESVSLPIQQTEDTRLGRAIAPALAEHGDNSGILTLADPFDAFAARVLLAEGADASLDVQYYIWRYDTSGRLLLNALYRAAERGVRVRLLLDDNGISGMDEPLAALDVHPNIEVRLFNPFPTRSAKWLGYLGDFSRLNHRMHNKSFTADNQAAIIGGRNIADEYFGAGYGALFADLDILAIGPIVDELSNDFDRYWASASAYPAELLLPEMGLEELITLMRSAQALEQSPEAAEYVRSVADSTFMTALLKGELRFTWAPVSMVSDDPAKALGESDGDDLMSRQLARALGEPTSSVDLVSPYFIPGKPGLALFRELESKGVEVRVLTNSLEANDVALVHAGYAKYRKPLLEAGVELFELRKLDEGKSVERGLQTGLSGSSSSSLHAKTFAVDGDTLFVGSFNFDPRSTHLNTELGFIIEDRELAAMLETLFEERLASVAYEVVLDDDGDLQWIERNGDEVIRHSHDPEAGAFKRGMVFVFSLLPIEGLL